The nucleotide sequence CCTTGCGGCGTCCGGTGGTAGCGTCGGTGAACTCCCTGGCGAGCTTGGTGACGACGGTGTATCCGTTATAGTCGAGCCAATCGATCAAGGGGCGGATTGACGAATACTCCTGATCCTCGATGAGGGTCGTGTAGTAGAAGGCGCGCAACAGCGCACCCCGGCTTTGGAATTCGCCGAGCAGACGCCTGTAATCGATGTCGAAACCGAGCGCCTTGGCGGTGGCATAGAGATTGGAGCCATCGATAAAGAGTGCGATCTTCTCGATCGAAGGCATTATGCACAAATCTCCAGTTCCGCGCGAAAGTGGGCCGGTCCAGCATGCCGGCCGGAAAACACCGAAGACGCCGATGGCTTGCTGAAAAAGCGGCGCAGACGACCGGACAGGGGGGGCCGTCTTGCGCCAAGGCTAGGGAGGTTCCATGCCACCAGCGCCAGGGCGCCGAATGCAGCCACGCTAAGGCGCGCGCACTCCCTGCTCAATTGTACGGAGGTAAAGGGCTTCTATCCAAAGGATAGGATTCCATATACGAAGGTAAGTGGCTGTAGCCTTCGACCATAGGCACGCCTGGTCTTTGGTCCGATGCGTCAGCCTTCATCGCCATGGAGTTGCGCACGGAAGGTGCGCGGCGACACGCCCGTGGCGGCGGCGTAGACGCGGCTGAAATAGGCCGGGTCCTCGAAGCCGAGCGCATAGGCGATCGTCGAGACCGGCAGATTGGTGTAGACGAGATTGCGCCGCGCCTCGCGGATCAGGCGGTTGAGGATCAGGTGCGAAGCGGTGTCGCCGGTCGCCGCCCGCGTCACGCGATTGAGATGCGTCGGCGTGATCGACAGCGCGTCGGCATAGTCCGCAACGCTCCAGCGTTCCAGATGATGCTGTTCCAGCAGCGCCTCGAAGCGGCGGAACAGTCCGCTTTCCGCCGTCCCGCTGCCGCCACTCTCGCCGGTGAGCGCGCGGGCCACCAGCCCGATCATCGCCGCCGACAAGGCGCGCAGCACATGCGCGCGGCCGAAATCGCGCGCGGCATGCTCGGCGAAGATCTGCTTCATGGTGGTGCGGATCTGCGGCGTGCCGCGCACCACGGCCGATCGTGACAGCGCGCCGCGCACTCCTTCCGAAGCCAGCAGCACCTCGTCCAGGATTTCCGCGGCGATGGTCAGCACCCAGCCTTGGGTATCGGGCACGAAGCGGAAGCCGTGGACATGGCCGACCGGCACGTTGACGATCTGCATCGGCCGGAGCGGCACCACGCGGCCGTCGAGCGTCGCCTCGCCGCCGCCGCGCTCGATCAGCAGTACCTGGTGCAGCCGGGCATGACGGTGCACGGCCAGAGTCCAGTCGTGCAGCACCGAGCGGGACGCAATCGTCTCGCAATGCACGACGTCGGGCAGGTCGCCGGACTCGCCGAAGAGGTTGTAGACGCGGATTGCGGGAACTGCGGTTCTCATGTTCGAATAGTACAAGACAAAGACGAAACCCTCCATCGGTTTGCAGCGTTGGATCTGCAAAAAAGTGCTGACGGGAGGACGCAAAAATGAAAGTTCAGGTCTGCATCATCGGCGGTGGACCGTCCGGGCTGCTGCTGTCCCAGCTCCTGCATCTGAAGGGCATCGATACGGTCGTGCTGGAGAAATACAGCCGCGACCATGTGCTCGCCCGCATCCGCGCCGGTGTGCTCGAGCACGGCTTCGCCAGGCTGATGCGCGAGGCGCAATGCGGCGAGCGGATGGACCGCGAGGGCGAGATCCACAACGGATTCGAGATCGCGCATGACGGCATGCTGTCCCATATCGATCTCCACAAGCATTCCGGCGGCAATTCGGTGCTGGTCTACGGCCAGACCGAGCTGACGCGCGACCTCTACGAGGCGCGTGACCGGCTCGGTGGCAAGGTCGTGCACAATGCGGAAGACGTGACGCCGCACGACCTGACGTCAGACCGGCCGTACGTGACGTATCGCGCGAACGACGAGATCGTCCGCATCGATTGCGATTACGTCGTCGGCGCCGACGGCTTTCACGGCGTCAGCCGCAGATCGATTCCGAAGGACGTGCTGCGCGAATACGAGAAGGTCTATCCGTTCGGCTGGTTGGGAGTACTGTCGCGCACCAAGCCGGTGTCGCCCGAGCTGATCTATGTGAAGCATGAACGCGGCTTTGCGCTCTGTTCGCTGCGCTCACAAGTGCTGAGCCGTTACTACATCCAGGTGCCGTTGACCGACAAGGTGGAGGACTGGAGCGACGATGCGTTCTGGACCGAGCTGAAGCGCCGCCTGCCGGACGAAGTCGCCGGCCGGCTGATCTCGGGACCGTCGATCGAGAAGAGCATCGCGCCGCTGCGCAGCTTCGTCGCCGAACCGATGAGCTACGGCCGCCTGTTCCTCGCCGGCGACGCCGCCCACATCGTGCCGCCGACCGGCGCGCGCGGCCTGAACAGCGCCGCCTCCGACATCTACTATCTCTACCACGCCATGCTCGCGCATTATCAGAACGGCGATGATTCCGGGCTCAAGGGCTATTCCGCCAAGGCGCTCGCGCGGATCTGGAAGGCGCAGCGGTTCTCCTGGTGGATGACGATGCTGCTGCACCGTTTCCCGGACCGGCTCGACTACGAGGATCGGCTCCAGCAGACGGAGCTGGAATATCTGCTCTCGTCCGAGACCGCGCAGCGCCTGCTCGCGGAGAATTATGTGGGACTGCCGTTCTAGCGGAAGCTACTTCCCTTCCAGCGTATTGACTGGTGTCCAGTCCGGTGGTGGCGGATTTGCGCTGAGTGCCCTCGCGCGCTTCGCGAACAGCGCCGACGCCGGATCGATCTTTGCTACGCCATCGAACGCATCAGCGGCCTTGGCAAAATCCCGCGCCCGCCAATAGGCCAGTCCTTCCGCATACACCGTGGCCACTTTCGCCTGCTCCGCGCTCTCGGCGCCTGTCCCGGCCAGCGGCTCGAACACCTTGATTGCTTCGCCGCGGCCCATCACCCTGATCGCGTCGAGCTCGCGCCAGGCGTAGCTGTTGCCGGTCTGCGCCATCGTCGTTTCCGACGCCATGATCGCGGTGCCGTAGTATTTGTTGGCGCCTTCGAGGCGGGAAGCGACGTTCACGGTGTCGCTCATCACGGTGTAATTGAAGCGGCGATGGGAGCCGATATTGCCGACCACGGCCTCGCCGCTGTTGAGCCCGATGCGGTGTGACAGGCCACGGCCGGCGAAGGCGGCGCTGTTGGCGTTCAATTCCGCGAGCTTCTCGTGGCACTTCAGCGCAGCGTGGACGGCGTTGCGTGCGTGGGCGGGATCGTCGGCCGGCGCCCCGAACATGGCGACGATGGAATCGCCGATATATTTGTCGACATAGCCGCCATGGCTCTCGATGATGTCGGTCATCGCGGAGAGATATTCGTTCATCAGGGTCACCAGCTCGCCCGGCGTCATCGTCTCCGCGATCGAGGAGAAGCCGGCGAGGTCGGAGAAGAACATGGTGACGTTGCGCATTTCGCCGCCGAGCGCGGGCATCTTGCCGGAGGCGACCATGGTGTTGATCACTTCGGGCGCGAGATAGAAGGCGAAGCTCTTGCGCAAAAAGCGCTCGTCGCGATCGGCCAGCACGAAGCGGTAGCCGATCATCATCGCGAGCGCGGCAAGGCTCGCGAGTGCAGGCTCGGTCAACGGCAGCGCCAGTGCGTGAACGAACGCGCCGACGGCGAGGGCGGCGTACATGACGGTGAGGACGAACCAGACGGTCAGTGCTCCGCTCGGCGCAAGCATGCAGGCCGCGCAGGCGATGACCGCAGCGAATGCGATCGTGAGAATGGTCCGCGCGGGAAAGCCCAGTTCTGTCACCGTATCGCGCTCGATCAGGTTTCGGACGACGGTGGCGTGCACGAAGACACCGGCGACCTCGCTGCGGGCCTTCTGCGCGGCGTTTGCCGGGGCGGGCAGGGCGCACCGAGGCCCCGGCGTCCCGTCATATCCGCCAGCTAGTCGCATCGAGGTCAGTTTGCGATCATCGAAGGTGAGGATGCTGCCGAGCAGCACGACCTTGCCGTCGAAAGCGCGGCGGAAGAAGTCGCGGTCGCCTTTTTCGACGCAGGCCCGCAGATCCGCGAAGGAGAAGGTCGGAACGTCACGGCCCATTCCGCGGAAGTTGAGCGTCAGCGTATTCGGCACCGCGCTTGGGATCGAATAGCCGGACAACTCGCTCGCACCGGACGGCGTCATCTCGGGTTTTCCGCCGAGTGCGCGCGCGGCGAGCTCGACGGCCATCGTGGGCACCGGCTTGCCGTCGATGGCAAAGCTCAGCGGCATCCGCCGGATCACATCGTCGGGGTCGGTGTGAACGTTGAGGGCGCGCACGCTATTTTTCACCGCAAATCGTTGTGCGGGGTAGGGGGCGTCCGGATGGTCGTTGCTCAGAATCTCGCCGAGCAGCAGCTTGCCATTGTCGGAGAGCTGCCGCAGGGCGATCAGATAGTCCCGGTCAAATCCCTTCAGGCGGGCGCCGAACGACGTATCGCCGAAAGGAATCTCCGATTGCTCGATCGAGTTCTTGAAGATGACGTCGAAGCCGATCACCTTGGCGCCGCCGTCGGTGATGCTGCCGAGCACCCGGCCGATCTCGCGCGTCCAGGTCTGTGTCGGCGAGCCCTTGAAGGGCGGTGTGTCGTAGGTCTCGCCATCGATCGCGACGACGACGACGGGCGACGTCGCGGGATCGCGGCGGTCGCCGATGAGCCTGCCGCGCAGTGCCGTGAGGATGTCGAGCGAGAGACCTTGCAGCGTCTGAAGCGGCGGCGACGTGACGACGGCGCCCGCAACGAGCGCAATCAGGATCGCCGCAACGATGTCCCGCCTGCCGATCCGCCGCATCGCCCCGTCGCTAGGCCGTCTATTCGAGCCGCAGCAGGCGGCCGACGATCGGCGTCGGCGAGGAGGTTGCGCCGGCATCGACCTGAAACGCGTAGCGCTTGGCGCCGAGGATGGCGAGATAGCTGCCGCCCGGGGTCAGCGACTTGCCGGCCTTGGCAAAGTCGTAGAACTTGCCGCCGACCATGATCTCGCTCTTGAGCGGCACACTGATCGCGGGCTCCTTGCCGTCGGTGCGCTCGATCACCAGCGTGCTGCCGCTCTTGGCCTGCACCAGCGGCGAGACGCCGTAGAGCGTCGGCAGCTTGGCCGGCGCGGCGCCCCTGGCGTCCGATCGCATGGTGCGGAAGGTCGTTGCTGCGCTCTGGTTCGCCTCGCGCTCCGAGAGCTTTGCCGCGTTGGTATCGC is from Bradyrhizobium xenonodulans and encodes:
- a CDS encoding helix-turn-helix domain-containing protein, translated to MEGFVFVLYYSNMRTAVPAIRVYNLFGESGDLPDVVHCETIASRSVLHDWTLAVHRHARLHQVLLIERGGGEATLDGRVVPLRPMQIVNVPVGHVHGFRFVPDTQGWVLTIAAEILDEVLLASEGVRGALSRSAVVRGTPQIRTTMKQIFAEHAARDFGRAHVLRALSAAMIGLVARALTGESGGSGTAESGLFRRFEALLEQHHLERWSVADYADALSITPTHLNRVTRAATGDTASHLILNRLIREARRNLVYTNLPVSTIAYALGFEDPAYFSRVYAAATGVSPRTFRAQLHGDEG
- the pobA gene encoding 4-hydroxybenzoate 3-monooxygenase — protein: MKVQVCIIGGGPSGLLLSQLLHLKGIDTVVLEKYSRDHVLARIRAGVLEHGFARLMREAQCGERMDREGEIHNGFEIAHDGMLSHIDLHKHSGGNSVLVYGQTELTRDLYEARDRLGGKVVHNAEDVTPHDLTSDRPYVTYRANDEIVRIDCDYVVGADGFHGVSRRSIPKDVLREYEKVYPFGWLGVLSRTKPVSPELIYVKHERGFALCSLRSQVLSRYYIQVPLTDKVEDWSDDAFWTELKRRLPDEVAGRLISGPSIEKSIAPLRSFVAEPMSYGRLFLAGDAAHIVPPTGARGLNSAASDIYYLYHAMLAHYQNGDDSGLKGYSAKALARIWKAQRFSWWMTMLLHRFPDRLDYEDRLQQTELEYLLSSETAQRLLAENYVGLPF
- a CDS encoding adenylate/guanylate cyclase domain-containing protein; this encodes MRRIGRRDIVAAILIALVAGAVVTSPPLQTLQGLSLDILTALRGRLIGDRRDPATSPVVVVAIDGETYDTPPFKGSPTQTWTREIGRVLGSITDGGAKVIGFDVIFKNSIEQSEIPFGDTSFGARLKGFDRDYLIALRQLSDNGKLLLGEILSNDHPDAPYPAQRFAVKNSVRALNVHTDPDDVIRRMPLSFAIDGKPVPTMAVELAARALGGKPEMTPSGASELSGYSIPSAVPNTLTLNFRGMGRDVPTFSFADLRACVEKGDRDFFRRAFDGKVVLLGSILTFDDRKLTSMRLAGGYDGTPGPRCALPAPANAAQKARSEVAGVFVHATVVRNLIERDTVTELGFPARTILTIAFAAVIACAACMLAPSGALTVWFVLTVMYAALAVGAFVHALALPLTEPALASLAALAMMIGYRFVLADRDERFLRKSFAFYLAPEVINTMVASGKMPALGGEMRNVTMFFSDLAGFSSIAETMTPGELVTLMNEYLSAMTDIIESHGGYVDKYIGDSIVAMFGAPADDPAHARNAVHAALKCHEKLAELNANSAAFAGRGLSHRIGLNSGEAVVGNIGSHRRFNYTVMSDTVNVASRLEGANKYYGTAIMASETTMAQTGNSYAWRELDAIRVMGRGEAIKVFEPLAGTGAESAEQAKVATVYAEGLAYWRARDFAKAADAFDGVAKIDPASALFAKRARALSANPPPPDWTPVNTLEGK